From a single Bradyrhizobium sediminis genomic region:
- a CDS encoding DUF1330 domain-containing protein, whose amino-acid sequence MTVYVIAQVKFTREECYRRYQSRFADVFKQFTARLLVADEKPKVLDGEWTRDKVVVMQFPDEPEAMRFLDSPAYQEISKDRIAGAEVLSLLVKGLPSPL is encoded by the coding sequence ATGACCGTCTATGTGATCGCTCAAGTAAAATTCACCAGGGAAGAATGCTATCGGCGCTACCAATCGCGGTTCGCCGATGTTTTCAAACAGTTCACGGCGCGGCTCCTGGTCGCCGACGAGAAGCCGAAAGTTCTCGATGGCGAGTGGACGCGCGACAAGGTGGTCGTCATGCAATTTCCCGATGAGCCGGAAGCGATGCGCTTTCTGGACTCGCCGGCCTATCAGGAGATTTCAAAAGACCGCATCGCCGGCGCCGAGGTGTTGTCGCTGCTCGTGAAGGGACTGCCGTCGCCGCTTTGA
- a CDS encoding Crp/Fnr family transcriptional regulator — protein sequence MSRAAIIAAPVAMAENGLSPKWSLALSGLSAAQRNDIRKRMRTQILPPRSILFRQGAPSDTLVVLEDGRVRLLQTQRNGEQFAFGVFVGGTVLGLAALVLDRPRILTAEAIDQVVISVMPRSDFVACTRNVPGFLDNITRLLALLSVESIERSGPLALDDAWVRLGSILVSLARNDSRNSCPTISGLTQEDLAKMVGVSRAWVGAALAEFERLSLISKRRSRITIEQPDRLADFVAASRNRSPLRR from the coding sequence ATGAGCCGCGCGGCCATCATTGCTGCGCCCGTCGCCATGGCGGAAAACGGCCTGTCGCCCAAGTGGAGCCTCGCGCTGTCCGGATTGTCCGCGGCGCAGCGCAACGACATCAGAAAGCGCATGCGGACGCAGATCCTGCCGCCGCGGTCGATTTTGTTCCGGCAGGGTGCCCCCAGCGACACGCTGGTCGTACTGGAAGATGGCCGGGTCAGGCTGCTTCAAACCCAGCGCAACGGCGAGCAATTTGCGTTCGGCGTGTTTGTAGGGGGGACCGTGCTTGGCCTTGCGGCGCTCGTCCTCGACCGGCCGCGCATTCTGACGGCAGAGGCCATCGACCAGGTCGTGATCTCGGTAATGCCGCGGAGCGACTTCGTGGCCTGCACGCGGAATGTGCCGGGCTTTCTCGACAACATCACGCGGCTGCTGGCGTTGCTTTCGGTCGAGAGCATCGAGCGCAGCGGTCCGCTCGCACTCGATGACGCCTGGGTCAGGCTCGGCTCTATCCTGGTGTCGCTGGCGCGCAACGATAGCCGGAATTCCTGCCCGACGATCTCGGGGCTGACTCAGGAGGATCTGGCCAAGATGGTCGGCGTGAGCCGCGCCTGGGTCGGCGCCGCGCTCGCCGAATTCGAACGCCTGTCGCTGATTTCGAAGCGACGCAGCCGGATCACGATCGAGCAACCCGACCGGCTGGCCGATTTCGTTGCGGCAAGCCGTAACCGTTCGCCCCTCCGGCGCTGA